Below is a genomic region from Gemmatimonadota bacterium.
GGTGGTTCCGTCCACCCTTCGAATGGAGGGGCTCGGTAAGGGAGCGCTCGGGACCCTTCCGGGTGACCTCGGAGTGGTCCACGACGGACCGGAACCGAGTTCCGGGAGTCACGGGCTTGAATTTCTTGAGCGGCATCGTCAGATCCTCATCCCACTTCGTAGAACTCGATGCTGTCCCCCTCGGCGAGGCGGACCATCGCTTTCTTGAACGCGGCCCGCCGTCCCACCGGCGCCCGCGGATTCATCCGGCCGAGAAGTGCGCGTTTCGTCTTGGCCTGGTAGCGTGCCGTACGCACGTCCTCGACGACCACATCCCACGCGGCCTCGACCGCCTTGGCGATCTGGTGCTTGTTCGCGTCGGGGTGGACGATGAAGGTGTAGACGTTTCGTTCTTCCTGAGCGGCAGTCGCCCGTTCGGTCACGACCGGCGCCACGATCACGTCGTGAAGGTCACGCATCGGCCTCCTCCTCCTCGCCGTCACCGGCGGTCTCGTCCACCGCGATCCGGCCCAGGGCTCCCCGCTCGATCACCACGGTTCCGGCCCAGAGGATGTCGTATGTGGACTCCTCTCCGAAGGGGCGCACCCTGATCTCGGCGACGTTGCGGGCGGAGAGGACCACCGATCCCTTCGTCCCTTCGGTCAGGATCAGCGCCTTCCCCTGCACCTCGATCTGTTCCAGGTACTTCACGAGCCGACGTGTCGCCGGACGCTCGAATTCGAGAGCGTCGATGATGATGACGCGGTCGTCGCCGGCACGGGCCGTGAGCGCGGACCTTCTGGCGAGCGCCCGCACCTTCTTCGGAATTCGCTGCCTCCACGAGTGGGGCTGGGGCGGAAAAGCCAGTCCGCCTCCGGTCCACTGGGGCGAGCGGATCGAGCCCTGGCGAGCACGTCCGGTCCCTTTCTGGCGCCACGGCTTCCGGCCTCCTCCAGCAACGGCGGCCCGGTTCTTCCCGGAGGCCGTGCCCTGGCGCTGGTTCGCGAGGTACGCCCTGACCACCGTATGGAGGACTGGCTCGTTCACCTCTCCAGCGAAGAGGTTGTCCGGAAGGGCGCGTGCGCGCCCCTTCTTCCCGTCGGCTTTGTAGTAGCGAGCCTTGGCCATAGTCCTACTTCGAAATGAAGAGGTAGCTGTTGCGGGCACCCGGGACGCCCCCCCTCACGAAGAGGAGGTTCCGCTCCGGGTCCACTCTCACGATCTCGAGATTCCGGACCGTGGACCGCACATTTCCCTGTTGGCCCGGGAGACGTTTCCCCTTGATGGTACGCGAGGGATTCGTACCGGGCCCGA
It encodes:
- the rplW gene encoding 50S ribosomal protein L23, giving the protein MRDLHDVIVAPVVTERATAAQEERNVYTFIVHPDANKHQIAKAVEAAWDVVVEDVRTARYQAKTKRALLGRMNPRAPVGRRAAFKKAMVRLAEGDSIEFYEVG
- the rplD gene encoding 50S ribosomal protein L4, with product MAKARYYKADGKKGRARALPDNLFAGEVNEPVLHTVVRAYLANQRQGTASGKNRAAVAGGGRKPWRQKGTGRARQGSIRSPQWTGGGLAFPPQPHSWRQRIPKKVRALARRSALTARAGDDRVIIIDALEFERPATRRLVKYLEQIEVQGKALILTEGTKGSVVLSARNVAEIRVRPFGEESTYDILWAGTVVIERGALGRIAVDETAGDGEEEEADA